Proteins encoded within one genomic window of Candidatus Cloacimonadota bacterium:
- a CDS encoding CobW-like GTP-binding protein has protein sequence MKHGAQPGSFEWIQAADLRAVAIVGICKNAGKTTLLNHLLSLRRKGVWGVLSTGIDGEERDSVFRVPKPAVKLDAGTIFCCDTAGLDKLGSGVQVLEKFPAGSATRPLWLARSLVPLQTEITGPGSVSEQITVLQAMRDQGAEKVLIDGSLDRKSIAQSEAVNAVVVLIGASYGSVSSIIAEIKRLELLNALPEEKISPLEFAELLGSGQILLRKDGGWIETGLHSLLGSEKTLKKLLEQGLEALYIPGAFTDAVYPALRELLAASRARVIFRHPECLKLGLVRLERLVTELQPRVLIPFRIRAWALNAAAVGSQAVDAADFRSSLRQALPHLDLPDIRELKA, from the coding sequence ATGAAACACGGAGCGCAGCCCGGTTCTTTCGAATGGATCCAGGCCGCGGATCTGCGCGCTGTGGCCATCGTCGGCATCTGCAAAAACGCCGGCAAGACCACCCTGCTCAACCACCTGCTGTCCCTGCGCCGGAAGGGGGTTTGGGGAGTTCTCAGCACCGGGATCGACGGCGAGGAACGCGACAGCGTTTTCCGCGTGCCCAAACCAGCGGTCAAGCTGGATGCGGGCACCATTTTCTGCTGTGACACCGCCGGCCTGGATAAACTGGGCAGCGGGGTGCAGGTGCTGGAAAAGTTCCCGGCCGGATCCGCCACCCGCCCGCTGTGGCTGGCACGCAGCCTGGTGCCCCTGCAAACGGAGATCACTGGCCCGGGCTCTGTTTCCGAACAGATCACCGTGCTGCAGGCCATGCGGGACCAGGGCGCGGAAAAAGTGCTGATCGACGGTTCACTGGACCGCAAATCGATCGCCCAATCGGAAGCCGTGAATGCCGTGGTGGTGCTGATCGGGGCCAGTTACGGCAGTGTTTCTTCCATCATCGCTGAAATCAAGCGCCTGGAACTGCTTAACGCGTTGCCGGAAGAGAAGATCAGTCCGCTGGAGTTTGCGGAGTTACTAGGTTCCGGGCAGATCCTGCTGCGCAAGGACGGAGGCTGGATAGAAACTGGCCTGCATTCCCTGCTGGGCAGCGAAAAAACCCTGAAAAAGCTTTTGGAGCAAGGGTTGGAGGCACTATACATTCCCGGGGCGTTCACAGACGCCGTCTATCCGGCCCTGCGCGAGCTGCTGGCCGCGTCCCGGGCAAGAGTCATTTTTCGCCATCCCGAGTGCCTTAAACTGGGTTTGGTCCGCCTGGAACGCCTGGTGACTGAACTACAGCCGCGGGTGCTGATCCCATTCCGGATCCGGGCCTGGGCTCTGAATGCAGCGGCCGTGGGCAGCCAGGCTGTGGATGCTGCGGACTTTCGCTCCAGCCTCAGGCAGGCTCTGCCACATCTTGACCTTCCAGATATCCGGGAGTTGAAAGCATGA
- a CDS encoding zinc-binding dehydrogenase: MKIGGCRFGTHRVIEPQGVLPQPARVLNNDMSEIWDNELLIDVIRLNVDSASFHQIKSKLIAQGHKDLDQAFADHAIDLVNRTGKHKNEDTGSGGMLIGRVAQIGPKFEMEDEIAVGDTIASLVSLSLTPLKINKVKRVLLDKDQVEIEGQAILFSSGIYAKLPDDMDENLALSVLDVAGAPAQVERLAKPGDTVVILGANGKSGVLCNAIARERVGVSGKVIGIVRNPSYIETCKQTGCNEVIIADATDALTIQQEVARHTRGQMADVVINVVNIEDTELPSIMACKDRGLVYFFSMATSFTKAALGAEGIGADVDMILGNGYARHHAAISIDLLRRNPVLMKIFQSRYTDQ, encoded by the coding sequence ATGAAAATCGGCGGCTGCCGTTTTGGAACCCACCGGGTGATCGAGCCCCAGGGCGTACTGCCCCAACCTGCCAGAGTTTTGAACAACGACATGAGCGAGATCTGGGACAACGAACTGCTCATCGACGTGATCCGCCTCAACGTGGATTCCGCCTCTTTCCACCAGATCAAGAGCAAACTGATCGCCCAGGGCCACAAGGACCTGGACCAGGCTTTCGCGGACCACGCCATCGACCTGGTGAACCGCACCGGCAAGCACAAGAACGAGGACACCGGCTCCGGCGGCATGCTGATCGGCCGCGTGGCGCAGATCGGCCCCAAGTTTGAGATGGAAGACGAGATCGCCGTGGGCGACACCATCGCCAGCCTGGTCTCACTTTCCCTCACGCCGCTGAAGATCAACAAGGTAAAGCGCGTGCTGCTGGACAAGGACCAGGTGGAGATCGAAGGCCAGGCGATCCTCTTCAGCAGCGGCATCTATGCCAAACTGCCGGACGACATGGATGAGAACCTGGCCCTGTCAGTTCTGGATGTGGCCGGGGCACCGGCCCAGGTGGAGCGCCTGGCCAAACCTGGCGACACGGTGGTGATCCTGGGTGCCAACGGCAAAAGCGGCGTGCTCTGCAACGCCATCGCCCGCGAACGGGTGGGCGTTTCCGGCAAGGTGATCGGCATCGTGCGCAATCCCTCCTACATCGAAACCTGCAAGCAGACCGGCTGCAACGAGGTGATCATCGCCGACGCCACCGACGCCCTCACCATCCAGCAGGAAGTGGCGCGCCACACCCGCGGCCAGATGGCCGATGTGGTGATCAACGTGGTGAACATAGAAGACACGGAACTCCCTTCCATCATGGCCTGCAAGGACCGCGGCCTGGTCTACTTCTTTTCCATGGCCACCTCTTTCACCAAAGCGGCGCTGGGAGCGGAAGGGATCGGAGCGGACGTGGACATGATCCTGGGTAACGGTTACGCGCGGCACCATGCCGCCATCTCCATCGATCTGCTGCGCCGCAACCCTGTGCTGATGAAGATTTTCCAGTCAAGATACACCGATCAGTGA
- the ablA gene encoding lysine 2,3-aminomutase, which translates to MASITKIRSIATAKEWNDWHWQIRNRITDFKTLKKYIELQPEEEAVARSKSFSFRMAITPYYLSLIDPKNPHDPVRLQAIPRIAESVEDPSDMADPLHEDADAPVPGMTHRYPDRVLLLLTDQCSMYCRHCTRRRKAGEYDAPMPRENVDKAIKYIEQHKEVRDVILSGGDPLTMSDARIDEVLARLAGIDHVDIVRIGTRTPVVMPQRITDELIAVLKKYKFVWLNTHFNHPNELTKEAAAALAKLAEAGVVLGNQSVLLKGINDHVDVMKALVHALVRNRVRPYYIYQCDLSEGISHFRTPVSRGIEIIESLRGHTSGLCVPTYVVDAPGGGGKIPVMPNYIISQMPGRVILRNYEGFITAYTEPEYTALDDKKYKARCAPERRSTEGVMALLRGKKVSMGPADTRRNQRRVR; encoded by the coding sequence ATGGCTAGCATCACCAAGATCCGTTCGATCGCCACCGCCAAAGAATGGAACGACTGGCACTGGCAGATCCGCAACCGCATCACCGATTTCAAAACCCTGAAGAAATACATTGAACTTCAGCCGGAGGAAGAGGCCGTCGCCCGCTCAAAAAGTTTTTCCTTCCGCATGGCGATCACACCTTACTACCTTAGCCTGATCGATCCCAAGAACCCCCACGATCCGGTGCGCCTGCAGGCCATACCCCGCATCGCGGAAAGCGTTGAAGACCCTTCCGACATGGCCGACCCCCTGCACGAGGATGCCGACGCGCCCGTGCCTGGCATGACCCACCGCTATCCGGACCGCGTGTTGCTGCTGCTCACGGACCAGTGCTCCATGTACTGCCGCCACTGCACCCGCCGCCGCAAGGCCGGGGAATACGACGCCCCCATGCCCAGGGAAAATGTGGACAAGGCCATCAAGTATATTGAACAGCACAAGGAAGTGCGCGATGTGATCCTCTCCGGGGGCGATCCCCTCACCATGAGCGATGCCCGCATCGATGAGGTTTTGGCCCGTTTGGCCGGGATCGACCACGTGGACATAGTCCGCATCGGCACCAGAACGCCGGTGGTGATGCCGCAACGCATCACCGATGAACTGATCGCAGTTCTCAAAAAATACAAGTTCGTCTGGCTGAACACCCATTTCAACCATCCGAACGAACTCACCAAAGAAGCCGCGGCCGCTTTGGCCAAACTCGCCGAGGCGGGTGTGGTGCTGGGCAATCAATCCGTGTTGCTGAAAGGCATCAACGACCACGTGGACGTGATGAAAGCCCTGGTGCACGCGCTGGTGCGCAACCGCGTGCGGCCTTACTACATCTATCAGTGCGACCTTTCAGAAGGCATCTCTCATTTCCGCACCCCCGTTTCCAGGGGCATCGAGATCATCGAATCCCTGCGCGGCCACACCTCCGGGCTCTGCGTTCCCACCTACGTTGTGGACGCTCCGGGCGGCGGCGGCAAGATCCCGGTGATGCCGAACTACATCATTTCCCAGATGCCGGGACGCGTGATCCTGCGCAATTACGAGGGCTTCATCACCGCCTACACCGAGCCGGAATACACAGCTCTGGATGATAAGAAATACAAAGCCCGCTGCGCCCCCGAACGCCGTTCCACTGAAGGCGTGATGGCCTTGCTGCGGGGCAAAAAAGTTTCCATGGGGCCGGCCGACACGCGCCGCAACCAACGCCGGGTAAGATAA